A stretch of Desulfoplanes formicivorans DNA encodes these proteins:
- a CDS encoding GAF domain-containing protein yields MRCNNSLENLTQIVGNIFDAYSVAMFLPQEEDFVLKEWFSLGDYIAANTRITPGQGLVGWIIRNKKPLLVSNFDQTKSFLGYYQQGEEKRIRAFMGCPIPHIGGALCVDSKTIHSFAEKDQKILGQFSSLIAMLCADVGEKGFSEKESCLFHFMQILPQLREKFPKWSSFLKNFLVLLSQSTSFPFCFLAVRDEWGKSYFLEGWNEQGFVEPQRMGEKFKIGSGVVGWTFKHHQPVFTEDARATSEGVALFGKGLSPMMKSVVCLPLVVHKRTRSVLVMADEKPRVIDPTLKRFAVTTADYLSLFLENLYLKNRLQQHKKNLTNQP; encoded by the coding sequence ATGAGGTGTAACAACAGTCTTGAAAATTTGACACAGATTGTCGGTAATATCTTTGATGCCTATTCGGTTGCCATGTTTTTGCCTCAGGAAGAGGATTTTGTGCTCAAGGAATGGTTTAGCCTTGGCGATTACATTGCCGCCAATACCCGAATAACGCCGGGGCAGGGCCTTGTGGGATGGATAATCAGGAATAAGAAACCCCTTTTGGTTTCCAATTTTGACCAGACCAAAAGTTTTCTCGGCTATTACCAACAAGGGGAAGAAAAACGTATCAGAGCTTTTATGGGATGCCCCATTCCTCACATTGGTGGGGCTTTGTGTGTGGACAGCAAGACGATCCATTCTTTTGCAGAAAAGGATCAAAAGATTTTGGGGCAATTTTCTTCCCTTATTGCTATGCTGTGCGCAGATGTCGGGGAAAAGGGCTTTTCTGAAAAGGAGTCCTGCCTTTTCCATTTCATGCAAATTCTTCCACAGCTCAGGGAAAAATTCCCTAAGTGGTCATCCTTTTTAAAAAATTTTCTGGTGTTGCTCTCGCAAAGCACTTCCTTTCCATTTTGTTTCCTGGCCGTAAGGGATGAGTGGGGAAAATCTTATTTTTTGGAAGGATGGAATGAACAGGGGTTTGTGGAACCTCAAAGGATGGGAGAAAAATTCAAGATCGGCAGCGGGGTGGTTGGATGGACATTTAAGCACCATCAACCTGTATTCACGGAGGATGCAAGGGCCACTTCAGAAGGTGTCGCCCTGTTTGGAAAGGGATTGAGTCCCATGATGAAGTCTGTCGTGTGCCTGCCCTTGGTGGTTCATAAACGAACACGCAGTGTCTTGGTTATGGCGGATGAGAAGCCTCGGGTCATTGATCCTACGCTGAAACGTTTTGCCGTTACCACCGCTGATTATTTATCCTTGTTTTTGGAAAATCTTTATCTTAAAAACCGCCTTCAGCAGCATAAAAAAAATCTCACTAATCAGCCTTGA
- the gcvT gene encoding glycine cleavage system aminomethyltransferase GcvT — MEQTPSNLLQTPLIDWHRQHGGKLIPFAGWEMPVHYAGILNEHKHTRSKASLFDICHMGEFFVSGHQVARALEQIVTHNLRTLIPGQCRYGFILNQLGGILDDLIIYHLAEDSFMIVVNGACIESDFEWFTSHLPADVHIENRSQTTGKIDLQGPLAMDVLASVIPGSWEELRYFHFIETTLDGTPILVSRTGYTGELGYELYMDADKVLEVWERFIKHPDVEPAGLGARDTLRLEVGLPLYGQDLDTEHTPVEAGYGFFLKSQADYIGKAYENNVSEKLVPLSIPGRRAARHGDEVFLPDGTLVGRITSGSFAPSLGHSIALAYIKADEVDDNDTFEIRGRSLLKANKASVPFYTKGTARMKF, encoded by the coding sequence ATGGAACAGACACCTTCGAATCTTTTGCAAACGCCTCTCATTGACTGGCACCGCCAACACGGGGGCAAACTCATTCCCTTTGCAGGATGGGAAATGCCTGTTCACTATGCCGGCATTCTCAACGAGCACAAGCACACGCGCTCAAAAGCATCCCTGTTCGATATCTGCCACATGGGCGAATTTTTCGTTTCCGGCCATCAGGTTGCCCGGGCTTTGGAACAGATCGTCACCCACAATCTGCGTACCCTGATCCCGGGCCAATGCCGCTACGGCTTCATTCTCAATCAGCTCGGCGGCATTCTCGATGACCTGATCATCTACCATCTGGCAGAAGACTCGTTCATGATAGTTGTCAACGGTGCCTGTATCGAAAGTGATTTCGAATGGTTCACGTCGCATCTTCCTGCCGATGTGCATATCGAAAACCGTTCCCAAACTACCGGGAAAATCGATTTACAGGGTCCCTTGGCCATGGATGTTCTTGCATCGGTTATACCTGGCTCCTGGGAGGAACTCCGATATTTTCATTTTATTGAAACAACCCTGGATGGTACTCCCATCCTGGTCAGCCGAACAGGATATACCGGAGAACTCGGCTATGAATTGTACATGGACGCCGACAAGGTGCTTGAGGTGTGGGAACGATTCATCAAGCACCCTGATGTCGAGCCTGCAGGCCTTGGTGCCCGCGATACCCTGCGCCTGGAAGTCGGTCTTCCCCTGTATGGTCAGGATCTTGATACGGAACATACACCTGTTGAAGCCGGATACGGATTCTTCCTCAAATCCCAGGCCGACTACATAGGCAAGGCGTACGAGAACAATGTTTCGGAAAAGCTGGTGCCCCTGTCCATTCCCGGGCGTCGGGCAGCCCGCCATGGGGATGAAGTTTTCTTGCCCGACGGCACTCTTGTGGGTCGGATAACCAGTGGTTCCTTTGCGCCTTCCCTTGGCCACAGCATTGCCCTTGCCTACATCAAGGCCGATGAGGTGGATGACAACGACACCTTTGAAATACGCGGCAGATCGCTTCTCAAGGCCAACAAGGCAAGTGTACCGTTTTACACCAAGGGAACAGCTCGCATGAAGTTCTAA